The following coding sequences are from one Poecile atricapillus isolate bPoeAtr1 chromosome 28, bPoeAtr1.hap1, whole genome shotgun sequence window:
- the PRAM1 gene encoding PML-RARA-regulated adapter molecule 1 produces MMHLEGRDAVVRHLRAKFQQNRKEPPQEGGWPESHPAASHGPEPRQTPAKGDPPQEPLWSRRVDCSKASPSHSMGQSLGQHSSHSACETLAQMVCRKQGTAQDANFQPVPAKPGDVLNKKVEASSDPPCRKPAQQTRPPDKDKGAPAVLAKGTAVAAPLLTVGSPQRTEWVPQRKPLPHVRELGVKPGKPRRPPDVDLAKFRAAAHPGTSIHPATEPPRSAQLGHLQSGYAASVPTRFPLQDAPSGVGDEDEIYDDVEPVGLARRSPGLLLPSVPPLPVYPYPRGGGNAGQASNRVTLLAATQRESQVSQKMKTMTLKTCKKEEKMDREFQKKFKFEGSINVLTQMMVDPAATEKRGGPKNLPLRRGEILDVIQFTNQKQILCRNSQRRYGYVPRAVMLPLDTDIYDDVEIYG; encoded by the exons ATG ATGCATCTGGAGGGGAGAGACGCTGTGGTGAGGCACCTTCGAGCAAAGTTCCAACAGAACAGGAAAGAACCTCCCCAAGAGGGTGGCTGGCCAGAGAGTCACCCTGCAGCCTCTCATGGACCAGAACCAAGACAGACCCCTGCCAAGGGTGATCCTCCTcaggagcccctctggagcaggagggTGGACTGCAGCAAGGCCTCTCCATCTCACAGTATGGGTCAGAGTTTGGGACAGCATTCATCTCATTCTGCCTgtgagaccctggcacaaaTGGTGTGTCGGAAGCAGGGAACGGCTCAAGATGCCAACTTCCAGCCAGTGCCTGCAAAGCCAGGAGATGTGTTGAACAAGAAGGTGGAAGCCAGCTCTGATCCTCCCTGCAGGAAGCCAGCCCAGCAGACACGGCCACCTGACAAAGACAAGGGGGCTCCAGCAGTTCTTGCCAAAGGCACAGCTGttgcagcccctctgctcacTGTGGGAAGCCCCCAAAGGACAGAGTGGGTGCCTCAGAGGAAGCCTTTGCCACATGTCAGGGAACTGGGAGTGAAGCCAGGCAAGCCCCGGCGCCCTCCTGATGTGGATTTGGCAAAGTTCAGAGCAGCTGCACATCCTGGgacatccatccatcctgccaCAGAACCACCAAGGAGTGCTCAGCTGG GTCATCTGCAATCAGGCTATGCTGCATCAGTGCCCACAAGGTTCCCACTGCAGGATGCTCCGAGTGGCGTAGG GGATGAAGATGAGATATACGATGATGTTGAGCCTGTTGGGCTTGCCAGGAGAAGCCCAGGCCTCCTTCTGCCTTCTGTGCCCCCACTGCCAGTATATCCTTACCCCAGAGGAG GTGGAAATGCTGGCCAAGCCTCTAACAGGGTTACCTTGCTGGCAGCTACACAGAG AGAATCCCAGGTCTCGCAGAAGATGAAGACCATGACACTCAAGACAtgcaaaaaggaagagaagatgGACAGGGAGtttcagaagaaatttaag tttgaaGGCAGCATCAATGTCCTGACTCAGATGATGGTTGACCCTGCAGCAACAGAGAAGAGGGGCGGACCAAAGAACCTGCCACTGAGACGGGGAGAAATCCTTGATGTCATTCAGTTTACAAATCAGAAGCAAATCCTCTGCCGGAACAGCCAGAGGAGGT ATGGCTACGTGCCCCGGGCTGTGATGCTGCCTCT